The Novosphingobium kaempferiae genome includes a window with the following:
- a CDS encoding LacI family DNA-binding transcriptional regulator: MTVSRVINNHIGVRELTRQKVVRSINALNYAPNPAAQSLAGGDEMRIGLLYSNPSSSYLSEVLVGCLAEASRSNMDLTVEQFDDAIKLDELVDRLRRGGVNGIILPPPLCDSPKILAAFQAVDLPTVLMATGTGPTGTAAVSVDDFRAAYEMATHIVGLGHTRIGFVRGNPNQRASELRFKGYVAALEAAGIVPESMLVAQGYFTYRSGLDAAEQILDLTNRPTAIFASNDDMAAAAVAVANRRGLDVPGDLTVCGFDDTLLATTIWPELTTIRQPISDMSRTAVNLMARQLRGGTAFAGQDGTQGTHVQLDHFLIRRQSDAAPRRRPRHRDGS, encoded by the coding sequence ATGACAGTCTCCCGCGTCATCAATAATCACATTGGCGTTCGCGAACTTACACGGCAAAAAGTCGTACGTTCCATCAATGCCTTGAATTATGCTCCAAACCCGGCGGCGCAGTCCCTCGCGGGGGGTGACGAGATGCGCATCGGTCTGCTCTACAGCAATCCCTCGTCATCTTATCTCAGCGAAGTGCTTGTGGGTTGCCTCGCAGAAGCAAGCCGTAGCAATATGGACCTGACGGTCGAACAATTTGACGATGCAATTAAACTCGATGAATTGGTCGATCGCCTGAGGCGTGGGGGGGTGAACGGGATAATTCTGCCTCCTCCGCTTTGCGACTCGCCCAAAATCCTGGCAGCGTTTCAGGCTGTCGACCTGCCGACCGTCCTCATGGCCACTGGTACGGGCCCAACAGGGACTGCGGCCGTGAGCGTCGATGATTTTCGCGCCGCCTACGAAATGGCAACCCATATCGTCGGGCTCGGGCATACGCGTATCGGATTCGTGCGTGGCAATCCAAACCAGCGCGCCAGTGAATTGCGGTTTAAAGGCTACGTGGCGGCGTTGGAAGCGGCAGGGATCGTTCCAGAAAGCATGTTGGTGGCGCAAGGCTACTTCACGTATCGTTCGGGACTGGATGCTGCGGAACAAATCCTTGACCTGACCAATCGTCCAACCGCAATTTTCGCGAGCAACGACGACATGGCCGCCGCCGCGGTGGCTGTCGCCAATCGTCGTGGCCTTGACGTACCGGGCGACCTGACGGTCTGCGGCTTTGACGACACATTGCTCGCGACCACGATCTGGCCGGAACTGACGACCATTCGACAGCCTATCAGCGACATGTCGCGCACCGCGGTGAATCTGATGGCGCGCCAGTTGCGCGGCGGCACCGCTTTTGCCGGGCAGGACGGGACGCAAGGCACACATGTCCAACTCGACCATTTCCTGATCCGTCGGCAATCAGATGCCGCCCCGCGCCGCCGGCCCCGCCATCGCGACGGCAGCTGA
- a CDS encoding helix-turn-helix domain-containing protein, whose translation MDRDDIRNSNSFLTNSEAADFLRLSPRTLEKQRVVGGGPPFRKFGRRVLYDQADLQKWAEDRRFDSTSQF comes from the coding sequence ATGGACCGCGACGACATTAGGAATTCCAACTCTTTCCTTACCAACTCTGAAGCTGCAGATTTCCTCCGCTTGTCCCCTCGGACACTTGAGAAACAAAGGGTTGTAGGAGGAGGACCCCCATTCAGAAAATTTGGAAGACGAGTTCTGTATGACCAAGCCGATCTTCAAAAATGGGCTGAAGATCGCAGGTTCGACAGCACATCTCAGTTTTGA
- a CDS encoding membrane-bound PQQ-dependent dehydrogenase, glucose/quinate/shikimate family, with amino-acid sequence MVTTSGKWVRLLIAAVLLAIGAVLVVGGAELLTLGGSSYYFAAGLACVMSSGLLARGNRWGLLVYAAMLAFTVLWSFWEVGAQFWQLLPRLAGPTVIGLLLALPQIRRRLTPVTDAGTRWGLGSVVCLAALVLLGTFLTVPVFDVSSDRTMALSAPSPAGAEWTDYGANVFGTRHSPAVQITPANAAKLEQAWSFETGDTKAKRPDIKSISFMATPLMVDDKVVFCSPTGKVFALDADTGKQIWLRDPHTRIGNAQMLNCRGVSYHADPAATGICAKRILSMTVDGRFLASDLATGTPCPDFGKNGTVNLDEGLGDVDPFRSYTSSPPVIVGNTAILGAYVRDNYTKDDPSGVVRAFDVKTGMLLWAWDSGRPDDAPPLKQGEKWTRGSVNAWTAFSADPTLGLVYVPTGNATPDHVGTHRSPMLERYASSLVALDVTTGRVRWSFQTVHHDLWDYDLPAQSSIVDLALNGRKSAALIVPTKRGEIFVLDRATGKPLTPVEERPVPRGTLPGERYSPTQPYPTGFASFAPPPLTEAEMWGATPLDQMWCRIRFRSLDYKGMFTPPSERGMLQWPGTFGILNWGSVSIDPQRQLMIVNSAAIPQEVRLFRHGAKTDRPAMAKDSHAPGYLPQYGTNYGVSLLPMLSPLGIPCEAPPWGKLAAVDLRTGRIAWSRTFGTSADTAPFGVAVPGAFNLGGSATTAGGVTFIGAAMDNYLRAFDTATGKELWKGRLPAGGQATPITYVSRKSGRQYVVIAAGGHAYMRTKPGDAIVAFSLSSSTQR; translated from the coding sequence ATGGTAACGACGAGCGGAAAATGGGTGCGATTGCTAATCGCCGCGGTGCTGCTCGCGATCGGCGCAGTGCTGGTCGTCGGCGGTGCCGAGCTGCTGACCCTTGGCGGTTCGTCCTACTACTTCGCGGCGGGGCTTGCCTGTGTAATGTCCAGCGGACTGCTGGCACGAGGCAATCGGTGGGGACTTCTTGTCTACGCCGCCATGCTGGCCTTCACTGTGCTCTGGTCCTTCTGGGAAGTCGGCGCGCAATTCTGGCAGCTTCTCCCTCGACTTGCCGGCCCAACGGTGATCGGTTTGCTGCTGGCGTTGCCGCAGATCCGCCGGCGCCTGACACCCGTTACCGATGCTGGGACGCGCTGGGGGCTGGGTTCGGTCGTCTGCTTGGCGGCACTTGTGCTGCTCGGCACTTTCCTGACCGTGCCGGTTTTCGACGTTTCATCCGATCGCACGATGGCGCTTTCCGCGCCCAGTCCTGCCGGCGCGGAATGGACCGATTACGGCGCGAACGTTTTCGGCACTCGCCATTCCCCGGCAGTACAAATCACACCCGCGAATGCCGCGAAGCTGGAACAGGCTTGGTCCTTCGAAACCGGCGATACCAAGGCGAAGCGGCCCGACATCAAATCTATCTCGTTCATGGCGACGCCGCTGATGGTGGATGACAAGGTCGTGTTCTGTTCGCCGACCGGCAAGGTCTTCGCGCTCGATGCGGATACCGGCAAACAGATCTGGCTACGCGATCCGCACACGCGGATCGGCAATGCCCAGATGCTCAACTGCCGGGGCGTATCCTATCATGCCGATCCCGCTGCAACGGGCATCTGCGCCAAGCGCATCCTCAGCATGACCGTTGACGGCCGCTTTCTTGCCAGCGATCTTGCGACTGGCACGCCGTGTCCGGACTTCGGCAAGAACGGGACTGTGAACCTCGACGAGGGGCTGGGGGATGTGGACCCGTTCCGCTCCTACACCTCATCACCCCCGGTGATCGTCGGCAACACCGCAATTCTCGGCGCCTACGTACGGGACAACTACACCAAGGACGATCCCTCAGGCGTCGTGCGTGCGTTCGATGTGAAAACCGGCATGCTGCTTTGGGCCTGGGACAGCGGCCGTCCTGACGATGCGCCACCGCTCAAGCAGGGAGAGAAGTGGACGCGAGGCTCGGTCAATGCCTGGACGGCGTTCAGCGCCGACCCAACGCTTGGTCTTGTCTATGTGCCCACGGGCAATGCCACTCCGGATCACGTCGGTACTCATCGTTCGCCGATGCTGGAGCGCTATGCGAGTTCGTTGGTCGCGCTGGATGTGACGACTGGACGTGTGCGGTGGTCGTTCCAAACGGTGCACCACGACCTTTGGGACTACGACCTGCCGGCTCAATCGAGCATTGTCGATCTCGCGCTGAACGGTCGCAAGTCAGCGGCTTTGATCGTGCCGACCAAGAGGGGTGAGATATTCGTTCTTGATCGTGCGACTGGTAAGCCGCTGACCCCTGTCGAGGAGCGGCCGGTGCCCCGCGGCACTTTGCCCGGCGAACGCTATTCGCCCACGCAGCCCTATCCGACCGGGTTCGCGTCTTTCGCTCCGCCGCCGCTTACCGAGGCAGAAATGTGGGGTGCGACCCCGCTCGATCAGATGTGGTGCCGCATCCGCTTCCGCTCGCTGGATTACAAGGGCATGTTCACACCGCCCTCCGAACGCGGCATGCTGCAGTGGCCGGGCACCTTCGGCATCCTCAACTGGGGCAGTGTCAGCATCGATCCGCAGCGTCAACTGATGATCGTGAACTCCGCTGCGATCCCCCAGGAGGTGCGCCTATTTCGTCATGGCGCAAAAACCGATCGTCCGGCTATGGCAAAGGACTCCCACGCGCCCGGCTACCTGCCGCAATACGGAACGAATTACGGCGTCAGTCTACTGCCTATGCTCTCGCCATTGGGCATTCCTTGCGAGGCGCCGCCATGGGGTAAATTGGCCGCCGTTGACCTGCGGACCGGGCGGATCGCCTGGAGCCGTACCTTCGGCACCTCAGCTGATACTGCTCCGTTTGGCGTGGCGGTGCCGGGAGCCTTCAATCTTGGCGGATCCGCTACTACCGCTGGCGGCGTCACCTTCATTGGGGCAGCCATGGATAACTATCTGCGGGCCTTCGACACGGCAACCGGGAAGGAACTATGGAAGGGGCGGCTACCTGCAGGCGGACAGGCGACACCAATTACATATGTATCGCGAAAAAGCGGGCGGCAGTACGTTGTAATTGCCGCCGGCGGTCACGCGTACATGCGGACTAAGCCTGGTGACGCAATTGTTGCGTTCTCGCTTTCCTCAAGCACTCAGCGATGA
- a CDS encoding PQQ-binding-like beta-propeller repeat protein — MKGDKEIRWPRWLAAVLLLAIGAVLVLGGVKLLMLSGSPYYLLAGLACLGSGILLWRGDARGLSVYAVMLLVTVVWSFWEVGTQFWQLLPRLAGPTVIGGFLLLLPLRRSASEPGKPARWGLGAVTLIAALALIGTFLTVPVFDVSSIRAIALKAMNPRSAEWTDYGANLAGNRHSPAAEITPANVPQLEQAWSFETGDTKAKRPEIKSISFMATPLMVDDKVVFCSPTGKVFALDADTGKQVWLRDPHTNIGNAQMLNCRGVSYHADSAAIGLCAKRILSMTVDGRLLASDLATGAPCPDFGKGGTINLDEGLGDVDPFRSYTSSPPVIVGGVAVLGSYVRDNYTKDDPSGVVRAYDVKSGRLLWAWDSGRPDDAPMPGPGESWTRGSVNAWSVFSADPALGLVYLPTGNATPDHVGTHRSPMLERYASSIVALDVKTGRIRWHFQTVHHDTWDYDIRQAPAEMNRIQNI; from the coding sequence ATGAAGGGTGACAAGGAAATCCGCTGGCCGCGCTGGCTGGCGGCAGTGCTGCTGCTCGCGATCGGGGCGGTGCTCGTCCTCGGCGGGGTGAAGCTGCTGATGCTGAGCGGATCGCCCTACTATCTGCTGGCCGGCCTCGCCTGCCTGGGCTCCGGCATCCTGCTCTGGCGCGGCGATGCGCGCGGACTTTCGGTCTATGCGGTGATGCTGCTGGTCACGGTCGTATGGTCGTTCTGGGAGGTCGGCACGCAGTTCTGGCAACTGCTGCCGCGTCTCGCCGGACCGACCGTGATCGGCGGTTTTCTGCTGCTTTTGCCGTTGCGCCGCTCGGCTTCGGAACCCGGAAAGCCTGCCCGTTGGGGGCTGGGAGCGGTGACGCTGATCGCCGCTCTGGCACTCATCGGCACGTTCCTGACGGTGCCGGTCTTCGACGTTTCCTCCATCCGCGCCATTGCTCTCAAGGCGATGAACCCGCGCAGCGCCGAATGGACGGATTACGGCGCAAATCTCGCGGGAAACCGCCATTCTCCGGCAGCCGAGATCACGCCGGCGAACGTGCCCCAACTCGAGCAGGCATGGTCGTTCGAGACCGGCGACACCAAGGCGAAACGGCCGGAAATCAAGTCCATCTCGTTCATGGCGACACCGCTGATGGTGGACGACAAGGTCGTGTTCTGCTCACCTACCGGCAAGGTCTTCGCGCTCGATGCCGACACCGGAAAGCAGGTCTGGCTGCGCGATCCCCACACGAACATCGGCAACGCGCAGATGCTCAACTGCCGCGGCGTCTCGTATCATGCGGACAGCGCCGCCATTGGCCTTTGCGCCAAGCGCATCCTCAGCATGACGGTGGACGGCCGCCTGCTCGCCAGCGACCTCGCAACCGGCGCGCCATGCCCCGACTTCGGTAAGGGCGGCACGATCAACCTCGACGAAGGGCTGGGCGATGTCGATCCTTTCCGTTCCTATACCTCCTCTCCGCCGGTCATCGTGGGCGGTGTCGCGGTGCTTGGATCCTATGTCCGCGACAACTACACCAAGGACGATCCATCGGGCGTGGTGCGGGCCTACGACGTGAAGAGCGGCAGGCTGCTCTGGGCATGGGACAGCGGACGCCCGGACGATGCGCCGATGCCCGGGCCGGGAGAAAGCTGGACGCGCGGCTCCGTCAACGCATGGAGCGTGTTCAGCGCCGACCCCGCACTGGGGCTGGTCTACCTGCCCACCGGCAACGCCACCCCCGACCATGTCGGCACGCACCGCTCGCCGATGCTGGAGCGCTATGCGAGTTCCATCGTCGCGCTGGACGTCAAGACCGGGCGTATCCGCTGGCACTTCCAGACCGTCCATCACGATACCTGGGACTATGACATTCGTCAAGCGCCCGCGGAGATGAACCGCATTCAAAATATTTGA
- a CDS encoding biotin/lipoyl-containing protein, which yields MAEFTMVLPQYGMGMQDGEIVRWLKEPGDRVEEGENLVEVEAAKTTVEVPAPVSGTLLRIVAEVGETVDVRAAIAVIETG from the coding sequence ATGGCCGAATTCACGATGGTCCTGCCGCAATACGGCATGGGAATGCAGGACGGCGAGATCGTGCGCTGGCTCAAGGAGCCGGGCGACCGGGTGGAAGAAGGCGAGAATCTCGTCGAGGTGGAAGCCGCGAAAACCACCGTCGAAGTGCCTGCTCCGGTATCGGGAACGCTGCTGCGGATCGTCGCGGAAGTGGGGGAAACCGTGGACGTCCGCGCTGCGATCGCGGTGATCGAAACGGGCTGA
- a CDS encoding alpha-ketoacid dehydrogenase subunit beta has translation MARITFLEAIYQAQAEELERDPAVFMMGEDIRCNVFGTTTGFVERFGEERIRDTPISENGFIGAAGGAAMVGMRPIVDATLSSFLYPAMDQICSIIAKSRYIYGGQARLPLVIRSCMFYGNSNAAQHSDRPYPMFMNMPGLKIIAPSDAADMKGLLKAAIRDDDPVMCFEDGTCWMNKAEVPDDPDFVVPIGKGDIKREGTDITVIAIAGGVNVALKAAKQLQGEGISVEVIDPRTLVPLDRELILKSVRKTGRAICVDPANRTCSAASEIAATIVEEAFDALRSPVVRITTPDTHLPFSPHIEKPLYPSVERIVDAARRLVGAVQYQSA, from the coding sequence ATGGCCCGGATCACATTCCTCGAAGCGATCTATCAGGCGCAGGCCGAGGAGCTTGAGCGCGACCCCGCCGTCTTCATGATGGGCGAGGATATCCGCTGCAACGTCTTCGGCACCACCACCGGCTTCGTCGAGCGTTTCGGCGAGGAGCGCATCCGCGACACGCCGATCTCCGAGAACGGCTTTATCGGCGCTGCAGGCGGCGCGGCGATGGTGGGCATGCGGCCCATCGTCGATGCCACGCTGTCCTCGTTCCTCTACCCGGCGATGGACCAGATCTGCTCGATCATCGCCAAGTCGCGCTACATCTACGGCGGGCAGGCGCGGCTGCCGCTCGTGATCCGCTCCTGCATGTTCTACGGCAATTCCAACGCGGCGCAGCATTCGGACCGGCCCTACCCGATGTTCATGAACATGCCGGGCCTCAAGATCATCGCTCCCTCCGACGCCGCCGACATGAAGGGCCTGCTCAAGGCCGCCATACGCGACGACGACCCGGTGATGTGCTTCGAGGACGGCACATGCTGGATGAACAAGGCCGAAGTGCCCGACGATCCCGACTTCGTGGTTCCCATCGGCAAGGGCGACATCAAGCGCGAAGGCACGGACATCACCGTCATCGCCATCGCCGGCGGTGTGAACGTCGCGCTGAAGGCGGCGAAGCAGTTGCAGGGCGAGGGCATCTCGGTGGAGGTCATCGACCCCCGCACGCTGGTCCCGCTGGACCGCGAGTTAATCCTCAAGTCGGTCCGCAAGACCGGTCGCGCGATCTGCGTCGATCCCGCCAACCGGACGTGCAGCGCGGCGAGCGAGATCGCCGCCACCATCGTCGAGGAGGCCTTCGACGCACTGCGTTCGCCGGTTGTCCGGATCACGACTCCCGATACGCACCTGCCGTTCAGTCCGCACATCGAAAAGCCGCTCTACCCGTCGGTTGAGCGCATTGTAGATGCCGCTAGGCGCCTCGTAGGTGCCGTTCAGTACCAGTCAGCCTGA
- a CDS encoding thiamine pyrophosphate-dependent dehydrogenase E1 component subunit alpha: MTAIGDNDRRLEKYRRMQRIRQFETKAETIHAAGEIPGALHTYAGMEASGVGACMALRDDDYMVGTHRSHGHPIAKGSTLRPLMAELLGKATGVCKGKGGSMHLSDFSMGSLGETSIVGSGGPVAAGAALGAKLQGLDRVALCFFGDGASSEGAIHEGMNLAAVWKLPAIFVCENNRFGMSTPTSSAVAGANVADRAHGYGIPGVIVDGQDVDAVEDAVREAVDRARAGKGPTLIETKTYRYSDHAVNMGRDLTPRGPEHEEWVGRDPIALYRARLVSDGVAEADLAAIENAIADEVADALSFARESAYPTFEEAFDHVFVERLPIPADVAAHANLGA, translated from the coding sequence ATGACCGCCATCGGCGACAATGACCGCAGGCTCGAAAAGTACCGCCGGATGCAGCGCATCCGCCAGTTCGAGACCAAGGCCGAGACCATCCACGCAGCGGGCGAGATCCCCGGCGCTCTGCATACTTACGCGGGGATGGAGGCATCGGGCGTCGGCGCCTGCATGGCGCTGCGCGACGACGACTACATGGTCGGCACGCACCGCAGCCACGGCCATCCCATCGCCAAGGGATCGACGCTGCGCCCGCTGATGGCCGAACTGCTCGGCAAGGCGACGGGCGTGTGCAAGGGGAAGGGCGGCTCCATGCACCTCTCCGACTTTTCGATGGGCAGCCTCGGCGAGACCAGCATCGTCGGCTCCGGCGGTCCGGTCGCGGCGGGCGCGGCTCTGGGCGCGAAGCTGCAGGGGCTGGACCGCGTGGCGCTGTGCTTCTTCGGTGACGGCGCATCCAGCGAAGGCGCGATCCACGAAGGCATGAACCTTGCCGCCGTGTGGAAGCTGCCCGCGATCTTCGTGTGCGAGAACAACCGTTTCGGCATGTCCACGCCCACCTCCTCGGCGGTGGCAGGGGCGAACGTCGCGGACCGCGCGCACGGCTACGGCATCCCCGGCGTCATCGTCGATGGGCAGGACGTGGACGCGGTTGAGGACGCCGTGCGCGAGGCGGTCGACCGTGCCCGCGCGGGCAAGGGCCCGACGCTGATCGAGACCAAGACCTACCGCTATTCCGACCATGCGGTGAACATGGGGCGCGACCTGACCCCGCGCGGGCCGGAGCATGAGGAATGGGTGGGCCGCGATCCCATCGCCCTCTACCGCGCGCGCCTGGTTTCCGACGGTGTGGCCGAGGCAGACCTTGCCGCGATCGAGAACGCCATCGCCGACGAAGTGGCTGACGCGCTCAGCTTCGCACGGGAAAGCGCCTACCCGACATTCGAGGAGGCTTTCGACCACGTCTTCGTCGAGCGCCTGCCGATCCCCGCCGACGTCGCCGCGCACGCGAACCTTGGCGCCTGA
- a CDS encoding M24 family metallopeptidase, whose translation MTAPSNPRADRLRSMMAAEGLDAVVLSHPHDVRYAVGYHSILERWQQMEPMAAAIVYADPAKPLTLVIPEANLGLVAVLNRDDDACTFAEVRTFDMLNFCEVSRYIDPDRNGGQLAEDAAGMLGAIAGTCQPDVAAAIAEGLADHGMAGKAIGFDEHRVSARISGRVPHEYSDVLDFMMRVRVVKTPGELERYRKVGKLADRIIAHAGSLLHEGADWNDVQARICDFMVRNEVIPVDEGAMLFGGAYEADEFIPDLFRTRGNRALRRGDIVILETQGIHDGFWVDINRTAVLGRASPEYRHQHDVLRDAFLKMVDRLRPGVSTASLPAIGYEHLKANGIATPEKLLVVAHGIGLMPLEIPLAFPAAGLAGVKDGFVMEEGMLISLDSLYFGAKLGPCHMENVYAITAGAPEPMYAAPLELFEAQSEELGAAEPADAT comes from the coding sequence ATGACCGCACCTTCGAACCCGCGCGCCGACCGCCTCCGGTCGATGATGGCGGCGGAGGGGCTGGATGCGGTCGTTCTCAGCCATCCGCACGATGTCCGCTATGCCGTGGGCTATCACTCGATCCTTGAGCGCTGGCAGCAGATGGAGCCGATGGCCGCCGCCATCGTCTACGCCGACCCGGCCAAGCCGCTGACGCTGGTAATCCCGGAGGCGAACCTCGGCCTCGTCGCGGTGCTCAACAGGGACGACGACGCCTGCACTTTCGCCGAAGTGCGCACGTTCGACATGCTCAACTTCTGCGAGGTCAGCCGCTACATCGACCCCGATCGCAACGGCGGCCAGCTTGCCGAGGATGCGGCGGGGATGCTCGGCGCCATCGCCGGAACCTGTCAGCCGGACGTCGCCGCCGCCATCGCCGAAGGGCTTGCCGATCACGGCATGGCGGGCAAGGCCATCGGCTTCGACGAGCACCGCGTCTCCGCCCGCATTTCCGGCAGGGTGCCGCACGAATATTCCGACGTGCTCGACTTCATGATGCGCGTGCGCGTGGTGAAGACGCCGGGCGAACTGGAACGCTACCGCAAGGTCGGCAAGCTGGCCGACCGCATCATCGCCCACGCCGGATCGCTGTTGCACGAAGGCGCGGACTGGAACGACGTGCAGGCGCGCATCTGCGACTTCATGGTCCGCAACGAAGTGATTCCGGTGGACGAAGGCGCTATGCTGTTCGGCGGCGCTTACGAGGCCGACGAGTTCATCCCCGACCTTTTCCGCACGCGCGGCAACCGCGCGCTGCGCCGGGGCGACATCGTCATCCTCGAGACGCAAGGCATCCACGACGGCTTCTGGGTGGACATCAACCGTACCGCCGTCCTCGGCAGGGCGAGCCCGGAATACCGCCACCAGCATGACGTGCTGCGCGACGCCTTCCTCAAGATGGTGGACCGGCTGCGCCCCGGCGTCTCCACCGCCAGCCTGCCCGCCATCGGCTACGAGCACTTGAAGGCCAACGGCATCGCCACGCCCGAAAAGCTGCTCGTCGTCGCCCACGGGATCGGCCTGATGCCGCTGGAAATCCCGCTGGCCTTCCCGGCGGCGGGACTTGCCGGGGTGAAGGACGGATTCGTGATGGAGGAGGGGATGCTGATCTCGCTCGACAGCCTCTACTTCGGCGCGAAGCTCGGCCCCTGCCACATGGAGAACGTCTACGCGATCACGGCAGGCGCTCCCGAACCGATGTACGCGGCCCCGCTCGAACTGTTCGAGGCGCAAAGCGAGGAGCTTGGGGCTGCGGAACCCGCAGATGCGACGTGA
- a CDS encoding cupin domain-containing protein, giving the protein MTVQHDAGKLGDLIVNINDCHEVALGTGTTIRLLRYSEETGDWVLWVHMEPGATFAPHWHLGHGQYFVTKGELIYDVGSAPAGTYGYEPIGSRHNEARCDEVTEYLFMGHGAVAFLDDAGEIRFILNHEFLRDVAKGEVISNVANEGLEEAA; this is encoded by the coding sequence ATGACCGTTCAGCACGATGCCGGAAAACTCGGCGACCTCATCGTCAATATCAACGACTGCCACGAAGTCGCGCTCGGCACCGGCACCACCATCCGCCTGCTGCGCTACAGCGAGGAAACCGGCGACTGGGTGCTCTGGGTCCACATGGAACCGGGCGCGACGTTCGCCCCGCACTGGCACCTCGGCCACGGGCAGTACTTCGTGACCAAGGGCGAGCTGATCTACGACGTCGGCTCCGCGCCTGCGGGCACTTACGGCTACGAACCCATCGGATCGCGCCATAACGAGGCGCGCTGCGACGAAGTGACCGAATACCTCTTCATGGGCCACGGCGCCGTCGCGTTCCTCGACGATGCGGGCGAGATCCGCTTCATCCTCAACCACGAATTCCTGCGCGACGTGGCGAAGGGCGAGGTCATTTCCAACGTCGCCAACGAGGGGCTGGAGGAGGCGGCATGA
- a CDS encoding SDR family NAD(P)-dependent oxidoreductase, whose product MSVAGKVALVTGGTSGIGAAVSKLLAQAGARVAVLSDAAQADLDREVAGGTLAHAVHVDIADADAVAAAVKGIEDSLGPVTLLVNNAAVWAPNPVPESPLSLFDRHIDVNLKGSFYVTQAVLPAMIAAGGGAAVFIGSVSGTAGRAGDSAYSASKAGVAMLARTLAAELGPKGIRINCVCPGAVATPLTANLRTPEGEQAIAALMDGHPSPRRKFFMDPEQIAELVCFLLDDKSSALHGAVIPADEGLTATM is encoded by the coding sequence ATGAGCGTCGCAGGCAAAGTCGCGCTCGTCACGGGCGGCACCAGCGGCATCGGCGCCGCCGTCTCGAAACTGCTGGCACAGGCGGGGGCCAGGGTCGCCGTGCTGTCCGATGCGGCGCAGGCCGATCTCGACAGGGAGGTTGCAGGGGGCACGCTCGCCCATGCGGTGCATGTCGACATCGCCGATGCGGATGCCGTCGCGGCGGCGGTGAAGGGGATCGAGGACAGCCTTGGCCCCGTCACGCTGCTGGTCAACAACGCGGCGGTCTGGGCGCCTAATCCGGTGCCGGAGAGCCCGCTCTCGCTGTTCGACCGGCACATCGACGTGAACCTCAAGGGCAGCTTCTACGTCACGCAGGCGGTGCTGCCCGCGATGATCGCGGCAGGCGGCGGCGCGGCGGTGTTCATCGGATCGGTGAGCGGCACCGCAGGTCGCGCGGGCGACAGCGCCTACAGCGCATCCAAGGCGGGCGTCGCGATGCTGGCACGCACGCTGGCCGCCGAACTCGGTCCCAAGGGCATCCGCATCAACTGCGTGTGCCCCGGCGCGGTGGCGACGCCGCTGACGGCCAACCTGCGCACGCCGGAGGGCGAGCAGGCCATCGCCGCGCTGATGGACGGCCATCCCAGCCCGCGCCGCAAGTTCTTCATGGACCCGGAGCAGATCGCCGAACTGGTCTGCTTCCTGCTGGATGACAAGTCGAGCGCGCTGCACGGCGCGGTCATCCCTGCCGACGAGGGCCTTACCGCAACGATGTGA
- a CDS encoding SDR family NAD(P)-dependent oxidoreductase — MTRSLEGRIALVTGCTGGIGSEISRTLAEAGATVVGADLPADAGSWTGDSYLSLDVTDEGSWQSAIGAVEQQYGRLDVLVHVAGIVVVEKMENTTIEQWRKQMAVNVDGVFLGTKVAAQLLKRSGESLPHGASVVVISSVAGKIGSPLHVGYCTSKGAATLFVKACAMEFSALGYKVRVNSVHPSGVKTGMVDHILQRIVDNGFASTVEEAAAGLAPAHPIGRMADPIDVAKTVRFLASDEAGYMHGSELIVDGGFTAQ; from the coding sequence ATGACCCGTTCCCTCGAAGGCCGCATCGCCCTCGTCACCGGCTGCACCGGCGGCATCGGCAGCGAGATTTCCCGCACTCTGGCAGAGGCCGGCGCGACCGTGGTCGGCGCGGACCTGCCCGCCGATGCGGGCAGCTGGACCGGGGATTCCTACCTCTCGCTCGACGTGACGGACGAGGGATCGTGGCAGTCCGCCATCGGCGCGGTGGAGCAGCAGTACGGGCGGCTCGACGTACTGGTCCATGTCGCAGGTATCGTCGTCGTCGAGAAGATGGAGAATACGACGATCGAGCAATGGCGCAAGCAGATGGCGGTCAACGTGGACGGCGTGTTCCTCGGCACCAAGGTGGCGGCGCAGCTCCTGAAGCGGTCGGGCGAGAGCCTGCCGCACGGGGCCTCCGTGGTCGTGATCTCCTCGGTCGCGGGGAAGATCGGCTCGCCGCTGCATGTCGGGTACTGCACGTCCAAGGGCGCGGCGACGCTGTTCGTGAAGGCCTGCGCGATGGAGTTCTCCGCGCTCGGCTACAAGGTGCGCGTCAACTCGGTGCATCCCAGCGGGGTGAAGACCGGGATGGTGGACCACATCCTTCAGCGCATCGTCGATAACGGCTTTGCCAGCACCGTGGAGGAAGCCGCCGCCGGGCTCGCCCCGGCGCACCCGATCGGGCGCATGGCCGACCCCATCGACGTCGCCAAGACCGTGCGTTTCCTCGCCTCGGACGAGGCGGGTTACATGCACGGATCCGAGCTGATCGTCGACGGCGGGTTCACCGCGCAATGA